Proteins from a genomic interval of Mesobacillus sp. S13:
- a CDS encoding amino acid ABC transporter ATP-binding protein: protein MIKVQNLHKSFGKLEVLKGISTTIENGEVVAIVGPSGSGKSTFLRCLNLLEQPTGGQILIGSEDITDKKTNIMKVRENVGMVFQHFHLFPHMTVLQNITYAPIKVKAIGKAEADKQGLELLKKVGLSEKANEYPNRLSGGQKQRVAIARALAMNPEVMLFDEPTSALDPEMVKEVLEVMKSLAHTGMTMAIVTHEMGFAREVADRVLFLDGGVLVEDAPPAEFFSNPKSSRAKEFLEKML, encoded by the coding sequence GTGATTAAAGTACAAAATCTTCATAAATCGTTTGGTAAGCTGGAAGTATTAAAAGGAATTTCAACCACAATCGAAAACGGGGAAGTTGTTGCCATCGTCGGACCTTCAGGTTCAGGAAAATCAACTTTCCTCCGCTGTCTTAATCTATTGGAGCAGCCGACAGGCGGCCAGATATTGATTGGGTCAGAGGATATTACCGACAAGAAAACGAACATTATGAAAGTCCGTGAAAATGTCGGGATGGTGTTCCAGCATTTCCATCTGTTCCCGCATATGACCGTACTGCAAAACATTACGTATGCACCGATTAAGGTTAAAGCTATAGGCAAGGCCGAAGCAGATAAACAAGGTTTGGAGCTTCTGAAAAAAGTAGGACTCTCCGAAAAGGCAAATGAATATCCAAACAGGCTGTCAGGAGGCCAAAAGCAGCGTGTAGCCATCGCACGGGCGCTCGCGATGAACCCGGAAGTCATGCTCTTCGATGAGCCTACTTCCGCATTGGACCCGGAAATGGTTAAAGAAGTACTTGAGGTAATGAAGTCACTCGCCCATACCGGGATGACAATGGCGATCGTAACCCATGAAATGGGCTTTGCCCGTGAAGTTGCGGATCGAGTGCTCTTCCTTGATGGCGGAGTATTGGTCGAGGATGCACCTCCAGCAGAATTCTTCAGCAACCCGAAAAGCAGCAGGGCAAAAGAGTTTCTTGAAAAAATGCTATGA
- a CDS encoding amino acid ABC transporter permease — protein MDLDFTAILPSLPYILEGIGVTLKIVLVAGLLGFALGIILAIFKISKYKALHWFADVYTSIFRGTPLILQLMIIYYGAPQILGFEISSYTAAVASFSLNSAAYISEIIRAGILAVDKGQKEAAMALGVPGNRMMRDIILPQALKNILPALMNEFITLTKESAIVTVIAVNDIMRRAYVVGGEQYRFFEPLIFAGLIYYLMVISLTFIGKLVERRMRQSD, from the coding sequence ATGGATCTAGATTTTACCGCCATCCTTCCTTCGTTGCCATATATTCTGGAGGGAATTGGCGTCACACTGAAAATAGTTTTGGTAGCAGGGCTTCTGGGCTTTGCGTTAGGTATTATTCTTGCAATCTTTAAAATCAGCAAATACAAGGCACTTCATTGGTTCGCTGATGTTTATACATCGATTTTTCGCGGTACACCGCTCATTTTGCAATTGATGATTATTTACTATGGAGCTCCGCAGATCCTCGGCTTTGAAATTTCATCCTACACAGCTGCGGTCGCATCTTTTTCTTTAAACTCGGCAGCCTATATTTCCGAAATCATCCGGGCAGGAATTTTAGCCGTGGACAAAGGACAGAAAGAAGCAGCAATGGCTCTTGGTGTTCCCGGCAATCGAATGATGCGTGACATCATCCTGCCTCAAGCATTAAAAAATATTCTGCCTGCATTGATGAATGAATTCATCACCCTGACAAAGGAATCGGCAATCGTAACGGTTATTGCAGTAAATGATATCATGCGCAGGGCTTATGTTGTTGGCGGAGAGCAGTATAGATTTTTCGAGCCGCTTATTTTTGCCGGCCTGATCTATTACCTCATGGTCATCTCCTTGACATTCATTGGCAAGCTGGTTGAAAGGAGAATGAGACAAAGTGATTAA
- a CDS encoding transporter substrate-binding domain-containing protein: MKKAISVFMMSILLMGILAACGTSTEKTSGDGGEEKKVLTMGTSADYPPFEYVETATSDEIIGFDVDLANLIASELGYEVEIKDMDFNGLIGAIQADRVDFVMAGMTPTPERKENVDFTDVYYTAQHMIVSAKDSNIKSIEDLKGKTVGVQLSSIQEEEAEKIAETVEIKIEKRTRIPELVQEIKAGRIDAAIIEDTVAKGYFDNNPDLEGFTIEDGSEEEAGSAIAFPKGSKLTEEFNRVLKEKMENGEVDKLIVKWFGGEK; this comes from the coding sequence ATGAAAAAAGCAATTTCAGTTTTTATGATGAGCATTTTATTAATGGGCATTCTCGCTGCATGCGGGACAAGCACTGAGAAAACTTCAGGTGACGGCGGTGAGGAAAAGAAAGTCCTTACAATGGGGACTTCAGCTGACTATCCGCCATTTGAATACGTGGAAACAGCAACAAGCGATGAAATCATTGGTTTTGATGTAGACTTAGCCAATCTGATTGCAAGTGAATTAGGATACGAAGTAGAAATTAAGGATATGGACTTCAATGGCCTTATCGGAGCAATCCAGGCAGACCGCGTTGACTTTGTCATGGCAGGGATGACTCCAACACCAGAACGTAAAGAGAACGTAGACTTCACAGATGTTTACTATACAGCACAGCATATGATCGTTTCTGCGAAGGACAGCAATATCAAATCAATTGAAGATTTAAAAGGTAAGACTGTTGGTGTCCAGCTTTCATCCATCCAGGAAGAAGAAGCCGAAAAAATTGCCGAAACAGTAGAAATCAAAATTGAGAAACGTACAAGAATCCCAGAATTGGTCCAGGAAATCAAAGCTGGACGCATCGATGCAGCGATTATTGAAGATACAGTGGCAAAAGGCTATTTCGATAATAATCCCGACCTTGAAGGATTCACGATTGAAGACGGAAGCGAAGAAGAAGCGGGTTCAGCAATTGCGTTCCCTAAAGGAAGCAAGCTGACCGAGGAATTCAACAGGGTCCTGAAAGAAAAAATGGAAAACGGTGAAGTAGATAAGTTGATCGTTAAATGGTTTGGCGGAGAAAAGTAA
- a CDS encoding BrxA/BrxB family bacilliredoxin has translation MSMDFNFFMNDVVRQARQEIVAAGYTELTSGEEVEQALAKEGTTLVMVNSVCGCAGGIARPAAAHAVHYDKRPDNLVTVFAGQDKEATEKARSYFTGYPPSSPSFALLKDGKLCTMVERHEIEGHDPMQVVNKLQNAFEEYCEEV, from the coding sequence ATGAGTATGGATTTCAATTTTTTCATGAATGATGTAGTCCGCCAGGCCCGCCAGGAAATCGTGGCAGCGGGATATACAGAATTAACTTCCGGTGAGGAAGTAGAACAAGCTTTGGCTAAAGAAGGCACAACACTTGTAATGGTAAACTCAGTTTGCGGTTGCGCCGGAGGAATTGCTCGCCCTGCAGCAGCACATGCTGTTCATTATGATAAGCGCCCTGACAACCTTGTAACAGTTTTCGCCGGCCAGGATAAGGAAGCGACAGAAAAGGCACGCAGTTATTTCACTGGCTATCCGCCATCATCTCCATCTTTCGCTTTGCTTAAAGACGGCAAGCTTTGCACAATGGTCGAACGCCACGAAATCGAAGGCCATGACCCAATGCAGGTAGTGAACAAACTGCAAAATGCATTCGAAGAATATTGCGAAGAAGTATAA
- the meaB gene encoding methylmalonyl Co-A mutase-associated GTPase MeaB, producing the protein MTDEKKPEWFDPEKADSFSSVVKPGVAAGNTERSAVKSGRFVKKNNVPRIDPVSLAEDIKAGGRTALAKGITLIESNAEHDFQTAQTLLQKLLPESGRSIRVGITGVPGAGKSTFIESFGSYLCSKGHKVAVLAVDPTSSLTGGSILGDKTRMEKLARNPRAFIRPSPSGGKLGGVHRKTRETMLLCEAAGFDIILVETVGVGQSEVIVRDMVDFFMLLVLTGAGDELQGMKKGIMELADAVIVNKADGSNEQSAKKTKEEYNRILHFLQPATKGWQTAALTSSALQDKGIEEIWTTIRAFESFTKNNGIFDERRRLQTKQWLNDMIIDQLQASFFHHPEVKYLLPKVENEVISGNRPVASGVEDLFKAFFEAKK; encoded by the coding sequence ATGACTGATGAAAAAAAGCCCGAGTGGTTCGATCCCGAAAAGGCGGATTCGTTCTCCAGCGTCGTGAAACCAGGGGTGGCAGCAGGAAATACCGAAAGGTCCGCTGTGAAATCCGGGCGTTTCGTCAAGAAAAATAATGTACCAAGGATTGATCCAGTTTCCTTAGCTGAAGACATCAAGGCGGGCGGCAGGACAGCGCTGGCAAAAGGAATTACATTGATCGAAAGCAATGCGGAGCATGACTTTCAAACGGCCCAAACTCTTTTGCAGAAGCTTTTGCCAGAATCAGGACGGTCCATCCGGGTTGGAATCACAGGTGTGCCGGGGGCGGGCAAGAGCACGTTCATTGAGAGCTTTGGCAGCTATTTATGCAGCAAGGGTCATAAAGTTGCTGTGCTTGCGGTAGATCCTACATCAAGCCTGACTGGCGGCAGCATCCTCGGAGATAAGACGAGGATGGAAAAGCTGGCCCGAAATCCACGGGCATTCATCCGACCATCCCCTTCAGGTGGAAAGCTTGGCGGAGTCCACCGCAAAACAAGGGAAACAATGCTGTTATGTGAAGCAGCCGGCTTCGATATCATCCTGGTGGAGACAGTTGGAGTTGGGCAAAGTGAGGTCATTGTCAGGGATATGGTCGATTTTTTCATGCTTCTCGTCCTGACAGGTGCCGGAGATGAGCTCCAGGGAATGAAAAAAGGAATCATGGAACTTGCGGATGCCGTCATTGTGAATAAGGCAGATGGCTCAAATGAACAATCAGCGAAAAAGACGAAAGAAGAGTATAACCGAATCCTTCATTTCCTGCAGCCTGCTACAAAGGGATGGCAGACAGCGGCCCTGACCAGCTCGGCGTTACAGGACAAAGGAATTGAAGAGATATGGACAACAATCAGAGCCTTTGAGAGTTTTACCAAAAATAACGGGATATTTGATGAAAGAAGGCGACTTCAGACAAAACAGTGGCTGAATGATATGATCATCGATCAGCTGCAGGCAAGTTTCTTTCATCACCCGGAAGTTAAATACCTTCTTCCTAAGGTGGAAAACGAAGTCATCTCAGGAAATAGGCCAGTCGCATCTGGAGTCGAGGATTTATTTAAAGCATTTTTTGAGGCAAAGAAATAA
- the scpA gene encoding methylmalonyl-CoA mutase has translation MFAEEEEVSKEQVDQEVQQKIDDLLFETNEKIKVKSVYTKEDVTSSEHMEGMPGLPPFTRGPYPAMYVNRPWTVRQYAGFSTAEESNAFYRRNLAMGQKGLSVAFDLATHRGYDSDHPRVEGDVGKAGVAIDSILDMKVLFDGIPLDQMSVSMTMNGAVLPIMAFFIVTAEEQGVTQDQLSGTIQNDILKEYMVRNTYIYPPEMSMKIIADIFEYTSKYMPKFNSISISGYHMQEAGAPADIELAYTLADGLEYVRTGLKAGIDIDSFAPRLSFFWAIGMNYFMEIAKMRAARFIWAKMIKTFTPKNEKSMALRTHSQTSGWSLTEQDPYNNVIRTLVEAHAAAMGHTQSLHTNALDEAIALPTDFSARIARNTQLFLQEESGITKVIDPWAGSYYVESLTNALIDRAWEHIEEIESLGGMAKAIETGLPKMRIEEAAARRQAQIDSGKETIIGVNKFKLEQEDPLEILDIDNTAVRAKQIERLKQLKDSRDEVKAQSALDDLSRVAESGEGNLLEFAVRAARARATLGEISDAIEKAAGRHKAVIRSVSGVYSTAFTNAEEITEVQQMTEEFLENEGRRPRIMIAKMGQDGHDRGAKVISTAFADLGFDVDIGPLFQTPEETAIQAVENDVHAIGISSLAAGHKTLLPQLVKELKKLGREDIVVIVGGVIPAQDYQFLYENGASAIFGPGTVIPVAAQKVLRTIYGRLGYEEVSS, from the coding sequence TTGTTTGCTGAGGAAGAGGAAGTCAGCAAGGAGCAAGTTGATCAGGAGGTACAACAGAAAATCGATGATCTTTTATTTGAAACAAATGAGAAGATCAAGGTGAAATCAGTGTATACAAAAGAAGATGTAACTTCTTCAGAACATATGGAAGGTATGCCGGGTCTCCCTCCTTTTACAAGGGGACCGTATCCAGCCATGTATGTTAACCGTCCATGGACGGTAAGACAGTATGCAGGCTTTTCCACTGCGGAAGAAAGCAATGCGTTTTACAGGCGCAACCTCGCAATGGGACAAAAAGGTTTGTCTGTAGCCTTTGATTTGGCTACACATCGAGGGTATGATTCCGACCATCCCCGGGTTGAGGGTGATGTAGGAAAAGCTGGAGTAGCAATTGATTCGATATTGGATATGAAGGTTCTGTTCGACGGTATCCCACTTGACCAGATGTCTGTGTCAATGACAATGAACGGTGCTGTGCTGCCTATCATGGCGTTTTTCATTGTGACGGCGGAGGAACAAGGTGTGACACAGGACCAGTTATCCGGGACGATTCAAAATGATATCCTGAAAGAGTATATGGTCAGGAACACATATATTTACCCGCCGGAAATGTCGATGAAGATCATTGCCGATATTTTCGAATACACTTCAAAATATATGCCGAAATTCAATTCAATCAGTATTTCAGGATATCATATGCAGGAAGCCGGTGCTCCTGCGGATATCGAATTGGCATATACACTAGCCGACGGGCTTGAATATGTAAGAACAGGCCTTAAGGCTGGGATCGACATCGATTCTTTCGCACCAAGGCTAAGCTTTTTCTGGGCGATCGGCATGAATTATTTCATGGAAATTGCAAAGATGAGGGCTGCTCGCTTTATCTGGGCAAAAATGATCAAGACATTCACTCCGAAAAATGAAAAGTCAATGGCCTTGAGGACTCACTCGCAAACATCAGGCTGGAGTCTTACAGAACAGGACCCATACAATAATGTCATTCGGACATTGGTAGAAGCGCATGCAGCGGCAATGGGCCACACTCAATCGCTGCATACCAATGCACTTGATGAAGCCATCGCACTGCCGACTGATTTCTCAGCACGCATTGCTCGTAATACACAGCTATTTCTTCAGGAAGAATCGGGGATTACAAAGGTTATTGATCCATGGGCAGGCAGTTACTATGTTGAGAGTTTAACAAATGCGCTGATCGATCGTGCCTGGGAGCATATTGAAGAAATCGAAAGTCTTGGCGGCATGGCGAAAGCAATTGAAACCGGACTTCCAAAAATGCGGATTGAAGAAGCAGCGGCAAGGCGCCAGGCCCAAATTGATTCTGGAAAAGAAACAATCATCGGCGTGAATAAGTTTAAGCTGGAGCAGGAGGACCCTCTGGAAATCCTGGATATTGATAATACTGCAGTCCGTGCGAAACAGATTGAAAGGCTCAAGCAGCTGAAAGATAGCCGTGATGAGGTAAAAGCCCAGTCAGCTCTAGATGACTTGTCAAGGGTGGCTGAGAGTGGAGAAGGCAACCTTCTGGAATTTGCAGTAAGGGCTGCTCGCGCAAGAGCGACACTTGGAGAAATATCAGATGCAATCGAAAAGGCGGCTGGAAGGCATAAAGCGGTCATCCGTTCCGTCAGCGGAGTGTATAGCACGGCCTTCACAAATGCAGAGGAAATAACCGAGGTTCAGCAGATGACTGAAGAGTTCCTTGAAAATGAAGGACGCAGGCCCCGCATCATGATAGCGAAAATGGGACAGGATGGACATGACCGCGGAGCAAAGGTCATTTCTACCGCTTTCGCTGATTTAGGTTTTGACGTGGATATTGGGCCGCTTTTCCAAACACCTGAAGAAACAGCAATCCAGGCAGTTGAAAATGATGTCCATGCCATCGGAATCAGTTCTTTGGCGGCTGGACATAAAACATTATTGCCACAGCTTGTGAAGGAACTGAAAAAATTAGGCCGCGAGGATATTGTTGTCATTGTCGGGGGCGTGATCCCTGCTCAGGATTATCAATTCCTTTACGAAAATGGGGCAAGTGCTATTTTTGGACCTGGGACGGTCATCCCAGTTGCGGCTCAGAAGGTTTTGAGGACGATTTATGGGCGCCTGGGCTATGAGGAAGTGTCTAGTTAA
- a CDS encoding methylmalonyl-CoA mutase subunit beta, giving the protein MTIENMKATSFKDATFEDWQEKAAASLKGKPIDSLYTNTYENITLKPLYTKGDLPDELAGDLPGQGDYRRGIHSLGYQSESWHIANRLFYNNVGELKEKIDHALSKGQTAISFEVKPEFFSDNSALMSLISSINNKYPMSLDAGLLQTPLLAALTISRKEAGTSEKPTGFVAADPIAQASVIGGLPTEEDEFFADWAKVLEEAAQHLPEVKTVLVNSVPYHNSGANAVQELAITVATGVYLLQKLLDNGWELKKALSKVVFHFAIGSNFFMETAKLRAARLLWSKTAEAFGAEPEERKMVISAETSKFTKTIFDPYVNMLRTGNEAFAAVLGGIQYLHTDSFNEPSGTVNLFSERVARNTQLVLKSEAHLEKVADPAGGSWYVESLTKELAEKAWELFLEMDSRGGIYETLKTGWLQEQISLTAEAREQDIATRKKSVIGTNVYANLYDVIAEPVVKGSKSNYMIDSLDSAISKITSDSSLLESFKEVEPSFTSLKLNRLAAPYEELRFKAKKLESQGVQPKVGLICLNELKKHKARADFISGLLSAGGIHAERSGEVDSISAAIEFINSSKASQFVICGDQSSYHSFGPELAKDIKREHDVKLYLAGIPDENQSEWRYAGIQEFLHVRSNALQTLSSMLQDMEVESSAKA; this is encoded by the coding sequence ATGACGATTGAAAATATGAAGGCGACCTCGTTCAAAGATGCAACATTTGAAGATTGGCAGGAAAAAGCTGCAGCTTCATTGAAAGGCAAACCGATTGATTCACTTTATACGAATACATATGAAAATATTACTCTTAAACCACTTTATACAAAAGGAGATCTTCCAGATGAACTGGCAGGAGATCTGCCTGGCCAGGGAGATTATAGAAGAGGGATCCATTCTCTTGGATACCAGTCCGAGTCCTGGCATATAGCAAACCGCCTATTCTACAACAATGTCGGTGAACTGAAAGAAAAAATCGATCACGCGCTATCAAAAGGACAAACTGCCATTTCTTTTGAGGTAAAACCAGAATTTTTTTCCGATAATTCAGCATTGATGTCACTCATCTCTTCCATTAATAATAAGTACCCGATGAGCTTGGATGCTGGATTGCTTCAGACGCCATTGCTGGCAGCTCTGACAATTTCCAGAAAGGAAGCTGGCACGTCGGAAAAGCCAACGGGTTTCGTTGCAGCGGATCCAATTGCACAGGCAAGCGTGATTGGCGGACTGCCAACAGAGGAAGATGAATTTTTTGCGGATTGGGCAAAGGTGCTTGAAGAAGCAGCTCAGCATTTGCCAGAAGTAAAGACGGTACTCGTCAATAGTGTCCCTTACCATAACAGCGGTGCCAATGCTGTGCAGGAACTTGCAATCACTGTTGCCACAGGAGTTTATCTACTCCAAAAGCTGCTGGACAATGGATGGGAGTTAAAGAAAGCGTTATCAAAGGTAGTGTTCCACTTTGCAATTGGCTCTAATTTTTTCATGGAAACTGCCAAGCTTAGGGCAGCGAGGCTTCTGTGGAGCAAAACGGCAGAAGCTTTCGGTGCAGAACCAGAAGAGCGTAAAATGGTCATATCCGCAGAAACCTCAAAGTTCACTAAAACTATTTTCGATCCATACGTGAATATGCTTAGGACTGGAAATGAAGCCTTTGCTGCTGTTTTAGGAGGAATTCAGTATCTTCATACCGATAGCTTTAATGAACCTTCGGGTACGGTGAATCTTTTTTCCGAAAGAGTTGCCAGAAATACGCAGCTGGTGCTTAAATCTGAAGCTCATCTTGAAAAAGTAGCCGATCCCGCAGGCGGTTCCTGGTATGTCGAGTCACTGACAAAGGAATTGGCTGAAAAAGCGTGGGAACTATTCCTAGAAATGGACAGCAGGGGCGGTATTTATGAAACACTGAAAACAGGCTGGCTTCAGGAGCAGATTTCGCTTACTGCGGAAGCCCGTGAACAGGACATTGCTACGCGTAAAAAGAGCGTAATTGGAACGAATGTTTATGCCAACCTTTATGATGTCATCGCTGAACCTGTAGTGAAGGGGTCAAAAAGCAATTATATGATAGACTCCCTTGATTCTGCCATCAGTAAAATTACCTCTGACAGTTCTCTGTTAGAGAGTTTTAAAGAAGTGGAACCAAGCTTTACATCTTTAAAATTAAATAGACTAGCAGCACCTTATGAGGAATTAAGGTTTAAGGCAAAGAAGCTGGAAAGCCAAGGTGTTCAACCCAAGGTCGGCTTGATTTGCCTCAATGAGTTGAAGAAGCATAAGGCAAGAGCAGATTTCATTTCCGGACTATTATCAGCTGGAGGGATTCATGCTGAGAGGAGCGGGGAAGTGGACTCCATTTCAGCAGCTATTGAGTTCATAAACTCTTCAAAAGCCAGCCAGTTTGTTATATGCGGCGATCAGTCTTCCTATCATTCTTTTGGGCCTGAGCTAGCAAAGGACATTAAGAGAGAGCACGATGTAAAACTTTACCTGGCAGGCATCCCTGATGAAAATCAAAGTGAATGGAGATATGCCGGAATTCAGGAGTTTTTACATGTAAGAAGCAATGCATTACAAACTCTATCATCAATGCTTCAGGATATGGAGGTGGAATCAAGTGCAAAAGCCTGA
- a CDS encoding alpha-ketoacid dehydrogenase subunit beta gives MAVISYIDAVTLAIKEEMERDPRVFVLGEDVGKKGGVFKATQGLYEKFGEDRVIDAPLAESAIAGVGIGAAMYGMRPIAEMQFADFIMPAVNQIISEAARIRYRSNNDWSCPMVIRAPYGGGVHGALYHSQSVEAVFANQPGLKIVMPSTPYDVKGLLKAAIRDEDPVLFFEHKRAYRLIKGEVPEDDYVLPIGKADVKREGEDITVITYGLAVHFALQAAERLAKDGISAHILDLRTVYPLDKEAIIEAASKTGKVLLVTEDNKEGSIMSEVSAIIAEHCLFELDAPIKRLAGPDVPAMPYAPTMEKYFMINPDKVEKAMRELAEF, from the coding sequence ATGGCGGTAATTTCTTATATAGATGCAGTGACATTGGCAATAAAAGAAGAAATGGAAAGAGATCCGAGAGTTTTTGTCCTCGGTGAAGACGTAGGTAAAAAAGGCGGAGTATTCAAAGCTACACAAGGGTTGTACGAAAAGTTCGGCGAAGACCGGGTAATCGACGCTCCGTTGGCAGAGTCGGCTATTGCAGGTGTCGGGATCGGTGCGGCCATGTATGGCATGCGCCCTATCGCAGAAATGCAGTTCGCGGATTTCATCATGCCTGCAGTAAACCAGATCATTTCAGAAGCGGCAAGAATCCGTTACCGCTCTAACAATGACTGGAGCTGTCCGATGGTCATCCGTGCTCCATATGGCGGAGGTGTCCACGGAGCGCTTTACCATTCTCAGTCTGTTGAAGCCGTGTTCGCAAATCAGCCTGGTTTGAAGATTGTTATGCCATCAACACCTTATGATGTAAAAGGATTATTGAAAGCAGCAATCAGAGATGAAGATCCGGTATTGTTCTTCGAGCACAAGCGTGCTTACCGACTGATCAAGGGAGAAGTTCCTGAGGATGATTATGTTCTGCCGATTGGCAAAGCAGACGTGAAGCGTGAGGGAGAAGATATCACCGTCATCACTTACGGTCTTGCAGTCCACTTTGCACTGCAGGCAGCTGAAAGGCTTGCCAAAGACGGAATTTCTGCTCACATCCTTGATTTGCGTACGGTATACCCACTGGATAAGGAAGCGATCATCGAGGCTGCTTCTAAAACAGGAAAAGTTCTTCTTGTGACGGAAGACAATAAAGAAGGAAGCATCATGAGTGAAGTGTCTGCCATTATTGCTGAACATTGCTTATTTGAATTGGATGCACCAATCAAGAGACTGGCAGGACCGGATGTACCAGCGATGCCTTATGCTCCAACAATGGAAAAATACTTCATGATCAATCCGGATAAAGTTGAAAAAGCAATGAGAGAGCTTGCTGAATTTTAA
- a CDS encoding thiamine pyrophosphate-dependent dehydrogenase E1 component subunit alpha, with translation MAENRHAALGLSDEKVMEMYETMLLARRLDERMWLLNRAGKIPFVISCQGQEAAQVGAAFALDREKDYVLPYYRDMGVVLTFGMTAKDLMLSGFAKAEDPNSGGRQMPGHFGQKKNRIVTGSSPVTTQVPHAVGIALAGKMEKKDLVTFVTFGEGSSNQGDFHEGANFAGVHKLPVIFMVENNKYAISIPYERQVAAEKVSDRAIGYGMPGVTVDGNDPLEVYKVVKEAADRGRRGEGPTLVEAVSYRLTPHSSDDDDRSYRAPDEVAQAKTKDPIITFGAYLKENGIMNDESEKDINDRIMKLVNEATDYAENAPYAEPEDALKYVYAEE, from the coding sequence ATGGCAGAAAATCGTCACGCTGCACTTGGCTTAAGTGATGAAAAGGTTATGGAAATGTATGAAACAATGCTGTTGGCCCGCAGGCTGGATGAGCGGATGTGGCTGTTGAACCGTGCCGGAAAAATTCCGTTTGTTATTTCATGTCAGGGACAGGAAGCGGCACAGGTAGGAGCTGCTTTTGCTCTGGATCGTGAAAAGGATTATGTGCTTCCTTACTATCGTGATATGGGTGTGGTCTTAACTTTTGGCATGACTGCAAAAGACCTGATGCTTTCTGGTTTTGCCAAAGCGGAAGACCCGAACTCTGGCGGACGCCAGATGCCTGGACATTTCGGGCAAAAGAAAAACCGGATCGTAACAGGTTCATCACCGGTAACTACACAGGTTCCTCATGCTGTCGGAATCGCCCTTGCAGGCAAAATGGAGAAGAAGGATCTGGTAACATTCGTTACGTTTGGAGAAGGATCTTCCAACCAGGGAGATTTCCATGAGGGAGCAAACTTTGCAGGCGTCCATAAACTTCCAGTTATCTTTATGGTTGAGAACAATAAATATGCGATTTCAATACCTTACGAAAGACAGGTTGCTGCTGAAAAGGTTTCCGACCGTGCGATCGGATATGGTATGCCAGGTGTCACTGTCGATGGAAACGATCCTTTAGAAGTCTATAAAGTGGTCAAAGAAGCTGCTGACCGCGGACGCCGTGGTGAAGGGCCTACACTTGTCGAGGCTGTCTCCTACCGTCTGACTCCGCACTCATCAGATGATGATGATCGAAGCTACCGCGCGCCAGATGAAGTTGCACAGGCAAAGACGAAGGATCCGATCATTACCTTCGGCGCATATTTAAAGGAAAATGGCATCATGAATGATGAAAGTGAAAAGGATATCAACGATCGAATCATGAAGCTGGTAAATGAAGCAACCGATTATGCTGAAAATGCACCGTATGCAGAGCCTGAAGATGCTCTGAAATACGTATATGCGGAAGAGTAA